The genomic stretch atctccggaaattattaaaatcttttgaaaactcgtACAAATCTCATGGAATATATAgataaaaattgtcattttggggtgtcattcaatatggaaaacgacaatcctacgcgtgataaataaaaacgacattatgcattacccgtaattgtgtaatctggggaaagaagcttctcgcgcctcaaactaatgaagaattacttgaggtcaaaaATTCTCGtaaatagattgaaatatttggtaattcctgctattgagcgtgatttatgtaggaaatacaatttttatgatatactgtatgacttctctacatgcaaggttcgtaaagtagttctgtacgtagtaaagaattaataaaatgcaaagacgaatttattttctaatacaaattcttaaatttcacttattatccgtattccTACACAAACTGGCcccgaaatccgtttcgcatagggccccacaacggttgagaCCGGCCCTGTTATAAagtgatgggtgaatacagagtagattacttgttctcctccccctcttttttttttcgccgctaaaactacgtggggtagaaataaaaaatagtgatctttccatgacttctagTTCAAAACGGTCAAGTCtagccctgctattttgtgacgggtgaatactacttgttctccccccccccctcttttttttttcgtagggtaactgTAGTCCgattgcagaaataaaagagtgatctttcctttacttcttgtccaaactcttgagccacgaatagaattatatatatagaatatagatgcCTTCCATCTCCCTGCACTATAGTGCCCCTTCACCTAGTtaaatatagcttttatatagcgctacgttcatgctcagagcgctatggtccaatctcatctgCGATCCAGTGGGGAGgggttatctgggagaaggttttccgtgatgcctttaggcgctcagtaaacaaaactctgctcgagtcgagtgtcgaacctcgaacccCTTTCATATCAAAGCCAAGCGTACttaacctctcgaccacgcgtcccacacatacacacacactattttCCAATTTCACTTCTCGCGCAGCAGTTTGGAAAAGGAACGATTACTATTGGCAACTTAGTCCacatagttattttattttgtcagtcatGGATCTAGTTCTAGAGAGGCACCTTATTTACAATGACCCATTGTATCTTCTCATGAAACGGCTGTCCTTACGCAGTTCTTACGCAGGAAGAAACATCCCTATTGGCAACTTAGTCCACACTTTACATATATCTTTTTGTTTCGTCagtcctagatctagagagGCACCTTCATTAGAAGAATCCATTTTCACAAACCGTgttagaaccccccccccctcaacaaagaaaactaacacgcacacacactcacactttaATATGCCGTTATATTCACTGTGACAATTTTTAGGACTTTTGATTGCCTTAGAATTAAAGGCatacttgtagatctagatctagtcgttTTAAAATTGTTCTACACATTATCATTCACTACACTCTTTAAATTGTACGAACAAAATATTATGCGTCAGATGTCAAATACAAATTCATTTTTGATCAATTTAACCGCTGCGATTTTATCTTGAAACTGGTTTAGTTGTCTTAGGTTTCAGTTCAGTAACAAGAGGTTCAATTTTCCTATTTTATCTTGAAACTGGTTTAGTTGTCTTAGGTTTCAGTTCAGTAACAAGAGGTTCAATTTTCCTATTTTATCTTGAAACTGGTTTAGTTGTCTTAGGTTTCAGTTCAGTAACAAGAGGTTCAATTTTCCTATTTTATCTTGAAACTGGTTTAGTTGTCTTAGATTTCAGTTCAGTAACAAGAGGTTCAATTTTCCTATTTTATCTTGAAACTGGTTTAGTTGTCTTAGATTTCAGTTCAGTAACAAGAGGTTCAATTTTCCTATATTATCGTCCACGGCAAGTGGGAGAAGTAGTGATGATGAGTAAATAGTCTGGACCAAGAATTGTACATTGTGCTTGCCCTACTTGGGTATACCTAGATTGTATGTATTGAGTTCAAACTACAGCACCTTTTTACAATACTGCCTTACTGTGAAATAAAGATTTCTTATTGTAGTATTGAACATACAATACTGTCGTGCTGTGAAATAAAGATTTCTTATTGTAGTATTGAACATACAATACTGTCGTACTGTGAAATAAAGATTTCTTATTGTAGTATTGAACATACAATACTGTCGTGCTGTGAAATAAAGATTTCTTATTGTATTATTGAACATACAATACTGCCTTACTGTGAAATAAAGATTTCTTATTGTAGTATTGAACATACAATACTGTCGTGCTGTGAAATAAAGATTTCTTATTGTAGTATTGAACATACAATACTGCCTTACTGTGAAATAAAGATTTCTTATTGTAGTATTGAACATACAATACTGTCGTACTGTGAAATAAAGATTTCTTATTGTATTATTGAACATACAATACTGCCTTACTGTGAAATAAAGATTTCTTATTGTATTATTGAACATACAATACTGCCTTACTGTGAAATAAAGATTTCTTATTGTAGTATTGAACATACAATACTGTCGTGCTGTGAAATAAAGATTTCTTATTGTATTATTGAACATACAATACTGCCTTACTGTGAAATAAAGATTTCTTATTGTAGTATTGAACATACAATACTGTCGTGCTGTGAAATAAAGATTTCTTATTGTAGTATTGAACATACAATACTGTCGTGCTGTGAAATAAAGATTTCTTATTGTAGTATTGAACATACAATACTGTCGTACTGTGAAATAAAGATTTCTTATTGTAGTATTGAACATACAATACTGTCGTGCTGTGAAATAAAGATTTCTTATTGTAGTATTGAACAAGCATTCAAAGTCAAATTTTCTATGATGTTTTTTATAAAGATGATTTATTGTTATTCCCTccgtacaaaataaaaagagtatatacaatagACATAAATATTGGAATTGATTCAATCACAGTCTTGTGTTCTCCATAGATTCTTCTGGAATTATTTTCAAGTCTTGCGCTATATTTTGCTGAAATAAAGGATTTGTAATAACTGCAGAGTCCGGCCTGAGTTCTGGAACTATTTCAACTCCCCAACCATCATTATAGTCCATGGGCTTCTCAGAGTCTTGATGGTCAAGCAAGTCAATGCCTTTAGTTCCTCGGACAGTCCACTGGCGGTTAATGTTCAAACCTGTTTTCTCATCTTTAGGAACCTCAAATCCATGAGGTTGTGCTCCAACCCAGAAAGGAGCttccattttaatttcatcaccCCCAGAGAGCTCCACTCGAAACTGAAAACTATAATCCAGATCTATAAACTCACAACATTCCAGTTTTGTTTCTGGGATGTACGGTGGCAGGGGTAGCCTGACATAGGTCCACCTTCTCCCCTCCATGTAGCCTATATCAAACTCATCTCTCTTCTTACTTACTATTTGTCTGAATTGAGTTTCATGGTTCTGTGCTTTGAACAAACTGTCCATTATGAGTGATGCCTGCATGGCAGTCACAGTACGTCTGCTGTGGTTTTTGATTTCTGCTTTGAGGAAGATGTCCTCTCCAGGGACTCCGCCTTGCTTGTCGAGTGAAACATTGATGTAGAGCTTACCAAACGTGCAGGAAGCCCacattctttttgttgtttgtagACTCAAGGGCTGGAGTGACTTGCTTGGGAGAGGGGATCTCCTTAGTACGAGGAAAGGTTCACTGGATATTGACGTGTCTCCAGACTTCACCCCTGAGACTGTCACCTTCATGGTGTAAGTCACATTCCCGTACTTGCCAATGTAGGAACTGGGAATGGCCTCTGGTAGGAGGTAATCAAATAGAAACTCATGAACACCATAATCCAGGCTGAGTGGCTCTGTGTTTGTTGTATCCAACACTGCCTTCACGGCGTCTACATAGACTTCCTTGGCTTGGTACATTTCACCATCATCAGAGTCATCCTTCCAGCTGGCATTGCCTTCACCATATGCCTGGAAGACAGTGTATAAACTAGGTAGTCACTTTTGAAATGGACATTGTTTGTAAACTTTAGTATAACATTTGGTAAAGGCACAATAAAACGTGAAATGAAAGTATTATTACCTTGACATTGATTGAGCGTAGAGCAGTTGGTCTAGATAACTTGATGATAATTTTACCTCGAATGATCTCCCCTGGTTGATACTGATATTGTTCATCGATGTCATGTTGTAAGACAATACTTAATTCTTCAACAGCAGACATTCTTCACGCTAATCTCAGTATCTGATACTCGCATGTCTGAAACAGATGATAATCAAAACTGAATTTAGGTATAAAGCGTTGTGATTGAGAATGTTAACGCCACATCAACGTCGTAATAACTTTTAGCATGTCGACATCTGCGCGCGGTAGATAGGCAACATTTAGCTGTGTTATATATGAAGTTGAACTATGTCTCATCCATCTTCtctatttattgtttgatttAAAAGAGCTTGTTGAAAGCACGAATACATTAATCTTCCATGAATGTTTGTCTCTTTTCAACCATCTGTCGTATATGTTGCACACGTAAAACTATTACTTAGCGTAAGATCATAGAAATGTGTTGTGTTGGTTTAACTTGTATGTACTTTGTATTGTCTTTTGTAGACAAATAAAAGCTAGATTAGTGGCCCTATGTATTCCAGCAGTCAGATTTAGCGTTATATGCTTTTATTtgattacaaaaattatatttgctcactccgtctgtctgtccgtgtgGAATCTTttacgtgatttctcccacgtTCCATTCTCAGATCTTGTTGAAACTCTGCCACACAATTATATTccttgtcgatgacaacacacgaagcaataaacacaaaattaaccaactagttcatcaattagtcgttattaatttattttgttttatttagaaaatgtaaTAACCTTAGGGAGATAAGCCTTTGTATAACCAATAAATCCTTcattttttataagtacttgaatagctccTTCCACCATGGAGGCTCGATAcatcgagttcgaattcaggctcgagcaactttaaaaaaaacatacttttgtaaaggcagcaaggaaatCTTCTCCTAgatccccccctcctccccactgGTTCACACATTTGATtggactagtggttcacagttTTGGAAAAAACtggattggaccatagcgcactgagcatgagaatcgcactaaacaaaaaacaatcaataaaaatatttccaatctcTTAATGTATTATTGATAGTctagaaatattaaaaattaattacttgatggattcaaaataattgatgcaatttcatttaatataagcttttaacAATAATACACTTTGTATTCTAGGTTTGAACATATTATTCTAACTGAAGGTGACCTACACATCTGTGCTTCAATACTTGACCAAATTTTCTttgctttcaaaaatatttcctaTGAGTTGGCTACACTTTGGTTCGTTTCGGTTCATTGCgaaatttatgtttttttaaacatccacTTTGAAGAGCTTTGGgcaaacactttcttgttccaGTAGATTGAACTAGCAGAGTGACTTTGTGTTCTAAAGACGTCACACCTACTGAGTCAACTCATTCTTAGGGTACACGTTACATTGGCTTACATTGTAGGCCCTACATAGTTCAACTTCAGCGCTAACACATCATTAAACTAGCCCTTAAAGTCACAACTTTGACACTAAGAATTAGGCCTATTAGTTTGTATCCGACGGTTACGCAAGCTATTTTGATCTCGTTAATGTAAATGTTTAGTAGATGTCATTTTCGTATTAGGAAAACAAGATTTAGggtgtgacatttttttttctttggccttAACATTATGTGTTACATGTCCTGACTTCTCTTAGTATTttgtata from Biomphalaria glabrata chromosome 9, xgBioGlab47.1, whole genome shotgun sequence encodes the following:
- the LOC106051105 gene encoding arrestin domain-containing protein 2-like, whose translation is MSAVEELSIVLQHDIDEQYQYQPGEIIRGKIIIKLSRPTALRSINVKAYGEGNASWKDDSDDGEMYQAKEVYVDAVKAVLDTTNTEPLSLDYGVHEFLFDYLLPEAIPSSYIGKYGNVTYTMKVTVSGVKSGDTSISSEPFLVLRRSPLPSKSLQPLSLQTTKRMWASCTFGKLYINVSLDKQGGVPGEDIFLKAEIKNHSRRTVTAMQASLIMDSLFKAQNHETQFRQIVSKKRDEFDIGYMEGRRWTYVRLPLPPYIPETKLECCEFIDLDYSFQFRVELSGGDEIKMEAPFWVGAQPHGFEVPKDEKTGLNINRQWTVRGTKGIDLLDHQDSEKPMDYNDGWGVEIVPELRPDSAVITNPLFQQNIAQDLKIIPEESMENTRL